From a single Phragmites australis chromosome 7, lpPhrAust1.1, whole genome shotgun sequence genomic region:
- the LOC133924150 gene encoding chloroplastic import inner membrane translocase subunit HP30-2-like — translation MERPGQKRRPLVVMASSSQAAARGVGMANPLAEWGDRVRSLEAGLRAWLAKQPTHVEAAVATAVGAVQGGALGGLMGTLAPDGGAALPVPQPPPGLDPKAMASFKQAQALAGGPLVQARNFAVMTGANAGISCVMRRIRGVEDVQGSMAAAFGSGALFSIVSGMGTPNPVANAITTGVAFAVFQGGFFMIGQKFSQPQSEDTYYSHGRSMLQKLGLQNYEKNFTRGLLTDQTLPLLTDSALRDVKIPPGPRLLILDHIKRDPELTRAN, via the exons ATGGAAAGGCCGGGGCAGAAGAGGCGGCCGCTGGTGGTGATGGCGTCATCGTcgcaggcggcggcgcggggagTGGGCATGGCCAACCCGCTGGCGGAGTGGGGCGACCGCGTCAGGTCGCTGGAGGCCGGCCTGCGCGCGTGGCTGGCGAAGCAGCCCACACACGTGGAGGCCGCCGTGGCCACCGCGGTCGGGGCCGTGCAGGGCGGCGCGCTCGGCGGGCTGATGGGCACGCTCGCGCCCGACGGCGGGGCCGCGCTCCCCgtgccgcagccgccgcccggGCTCGACCCCAAGGCCATGGCCTCCTTCAAGCAAGCGCAG gCTTTAGCGGGTGGACCCCTGGTGCAAGCACGAAACTTCGCAGTCATGACTGGTGCAAATGCAGGCATATCTTGTGTTATGAGAAGGATAAGAGGAGTGGAGGATGTCCAGGGCAG CATGGCAGCAGCTTTTGGTTCAGGGGCTTTATTCTCCATCGTGAGTGGAATGGGAACACCAAATCCAGTAGCCAATGCAATTACAACTGGTGTTGCTTTTGCTGTATTTCAAGGTGGTTTTTTCATG ATCGGTCAAAAGTTTTCACAGCCGCAGAGTGAAGATACATACTATTCTCATGGAAGAAGCATGTTGCAAAAATTAGGCCTTCAGAACTACGAGAAGAATTTCACGAGGGGTCTCCTGACTGATCAAACCTTGCCCCTTCTTACTGACag TGCACTCAGAGATGTGAAGATCCCTCCTGGTCCCAGACTCCTCATACTCGATCACATTAAAAG AGATCCTGAGTTGACAAGAGCAAATTAA
- the LOC133924149 gene encoding chaperone protein ClpD2, chloroplastic isoform X1, producing the protein MEACCCSSSSAPSASILATPGAALRRRFSASSVGRRAVALTPAHPLRASAITLATAAAPRRRRGVVRAVFERFTERAVKAVVFSQREARGMGDEAVAPHHLLLGLVAEDRSAAGFLGSGVRVESARDACRAALGKGGPAQAATGLATDVPFSGASKRVFEAAVEFSRNMGCNFISPEHIALGLFNLDDPTANNILKSLGADPSQLAKQALTRVQRELAKDGREPVGLSSFKVREKSTPGSGKSAIVKYSNKKKEKSALAQFCVDLTMRASGGLIDPVICRKEEIERVVQIICRRTKNNPILLGEAGVGKTAIAEGLALKIANGDVPIFLVGKRILSLDVALLMAGAKERGELEARITSLLREVRKAGDVILFIDEVHTLIGSGIAGRGSKGAGLDIANLLKPALARGELQCIASTTLDEHRLHFEKDKALARRFQPVFVNEPSQEDAVKILLGLREKYETYHKCKYTLEGINAAVYLSARYIPDRHLPDKAIDLIDEAGSRARMESFKRKKEEQCSILSKSPDEYWQEIRAVQGMHEVALTNRLKYSLDENEKETDVNTEVLDENTIASASTPPTKADEPVLVGSEEIARVTSLWSGIPVQKLTADERKLLVGLDDELRKRVIGQDDAVVAISRAVKRSRVGLNDPDRPIATLLFCGPTGVGKTELTKALAGSYFGSESAMVRLDMSEYMERHAVSKLIGSPPGYMGFGEGGTLTEAVRRKPFTVVLLDEIEKAHPDIFNILLQVFEDGHLTDSQGRRVSFKNTLIVMTSNVGSTSISKGKRTIGFSTQNDTEETTYAAMKSLVMEELKAFFRPELLNRMDEVVVFRPLEKTQMLAILNIILQEVKGRLLALGIGLEISDSMKNLISQQGYDRSYGARPLRRAVTQLVEDVISEAILSGQYKPGDTIMMDTDGTGKPCLIRLNDQTVQLSDPASTL; encoded by the exons ATGGAGGCGTGCTGCTGCTCGTCCTCGTCGGCGCCGTCCGCGTCCATCCTCGCCACCCCCGGCGcggccctccgccgccgcttctcTGCGTCGTCGGTGGGCAGGAGGGCGGTGGCGCTGACGCCGGCGCACCCACTGCGCGCGTCTGCGATTACGCTGGCCACCGCGgccgcgccgcggcggcggcgcggggtcGTCAGGGCGGTGTTCGAGCGGTTCACGGAGCGGGCGGTGAAGGCGGTGGTGTTCTCGCAGCGGGAGGCGCGCGGGATGGGGGACGAGGCGGTGGCGCCGCACCACCTGCTGCTGGGCCTCGTCGCCGAGGACCGGTCCGCGGCGGGGTTCCTCGGGTCTGGGGTCCGCGTCGAGAGCGCCCGCGACGCGTGCCGCGCCGCCCTGGGCAAGGGCGGGCCCGCGCAGGCGGCCACTGGGCTGGCCACGGACGTGCCCTTCTCGGGTGCCAGCAAGCGCGTCTTCGAGGCCGCGGTGGAATTCTCCAGGAACATGGGCTGCAACTTCATCTCGCCGGAGCACATCGCGCTCGGCCTCTTCAACCTGGACGATCCCACCGCCAACAACATCCTTAAGAG CTTAGGAGCAGATCCAAGTCAGCTAGCAAAGCAGGCACTTACTCGAGTCCAAAGGGAGCTTGCCAAGGATGGCAGAGAGCCTGTGGGATTATCTTCTTTCAAAGTGCGTGAGAAATCTACCCCTGGAAGCGGCAAGTCTGCAATTGTCAAATACTCGAATAAAAAGAAAG AGAAGAGTGCACTAGCTCAATTTTGTGTGGATTTGACCATGCGAGCAAGTGGAGGATTAATTGATCCTGTTATTTGTCGCAAGGAGGAGATTGAAAGAGTAGTTCAGATTATATGCCGGCGAACAAAGAACAATCCGATTCTTTTGGGTGAAGCAGGTGTTGGTAAAACAGCTATTGCTGAGGGCTTGGCTCTTAAAATCGCTAATGGAGATGTTCCCATTTTCCTCGTG GGAAAGCGTATATTGTCACTGGATGTTGCTCTACTTATGGCTGGTGCAAAAGAGAGGGGCGAACTGGAAGCCAGGATTACTAGTTTACTACGTGAAGTGCGTAAAGCAG GTGATGTTATTCTCTTCATTGATGAGGTTCATACTCTTATTGGATCTGGAATTGCTGGAAGAGGAAGTAAGGGAGCGGGCCTTGATATTGCCAATTTGCTGAAACCTGCACTCGCTAGAGGTGAATTGCAG TGCATTGCATCGACAACTCTGGATGAACACCGGTTGCATTTTGAGAAGGATAAGGCTTTGGCCCGCAGATTCCAGCCAGTATTTGTAAATGAGCCTAGTCAG GAGGATGCTGTGAAGATATTACTCGGTCTGCGTGAGAAATATGAGACTTACCACAAATGCAAATACACTTTAGAAGGGATCAATGCAGCAGTTTATTTGTCAGCAAGATACATCCCTGACAGACATCTTCCTGATAAGGCTATTGATCTGATTGATGAAGCTGGTAGCAGAGCCCGGATGGAGTCATTTaaaaggaagaaggaagagCAGTGCTCTATTCTCTCCAAGTCACCCGATGAATATTGGCAAGAGATTAGAGCTGTGCAGGGCATGCATGAAGTG GCACTAACTAACAGGTTGAAGTATTCTCTAGATGAGAATGAAAAAGAGACCGATGTTAATACTGAAGTACTAGATGAGAACACGATTGCTTCAGCATCTACACCGCCAACTAAAGCTGATGA ACCTGTTCTGGTTGGGTCAGAGGAAATTGCAAGAGTCACATCATTGTGGTCAGGGATACCAGTCCAGAAGTTGACTGCAGATGAAAGAAAGCTTCTAGTGGGACTAGATGATGAACTCAGAAAGCGTGTCATAGGTCAAGATGATGCTGTTGTGGCCATATCTAGAGCTGTGAAGAGATCACGTGTTGGCCTGAATGATCCGGACAGACCTATTGCTACACTACTTTTCTGTGGCCCAACAGGAGTTGGAAAAACTGAACTCACCAAAGCACTAGCAGGGAGTTATTTTGGATCT GAGTCAGCTATGGTTAGGTTAGATATGAGCGAGTATATGGAGAGGCATGCTGTGAGCAAGCTGATAGGCTCTCCCCCAGGGTACATGGGATTCGGTGAAGGTGGTACTTTGACTGAAGCAGTCAGGAGAAAACCATTCACTGTAGTATTGCTTGATGAAATAGAGAAAGCGCATCCAGATATTTTCAACATTCTTCTCCAAGTATTTGAAGATGGACATCTGACCGACTCACAA GGGCGTAGAGTTTCCTTCAAGAACACATTAATTGTCATGACGTCAAATGTTGGCTCGACATCAATTTCGAAAGGAAAGAGGACTATAGGTTTCTCGACCCAAAATGACACAGAGGAAACCACATATGCTGCAATGAAATCCCTTGTGATGGAAGAGTTGAAGGCTTTTTTCCGGCCTGAATTGCTCAATAGAATGGATGAAGTGGTTGTGTTCCGTCCTCTTGAGAAGACTCAG ATGCTGGCTATCCTCAATATAATTCTGCAAGAAGTCAAGGGTAGGCTTTTAGCCCTGGGGATTGGCTTAGAGATATCTGATTCAATGAAGAACCTGATTTCTCAGCAAGGATATGACAGAAGCTATGGTGCACGACCACTGAGAAGGGCCGTCACCCAGCTGGTCGAGGATGTCATCAGCGAAGCAATTCTCTCGGGACAGTACAAGCCTGGTGACACGATAATGATGGACACTGACGGCACAGGGAAACCTTGCTTGATCCGGCTGAATGATCAGACCGTCCAATTGTCTGACCCCGCTTCAACGCTGTGA
- the LOC133924153 gene encoding uncharacterized protein LOC133924153 isoform X2, protein MIRMAAASPPPASAVRLRGCGGAAVSSSSACLFMGSRSRVAASSWSGRRRRRRCAISCCSAEDGEVPRSATPSTPAAPSDGSIQLYSQIERVITEAAKQSREGWGSTGDWTEIDGSWVLRPKSSEPSFVVHFVGGIFVGAAPQITYRFFLERLADRGALVIATPYASGFDHFFIADEVQFKFDRCLRNLAEPVNDLPTFGVGHSLGSVIHLLIGSRYAVQRSGNILMSFNNKEASSAIPLFSPVIVPMAQSFGPILSQLTSYPTIRFGAEAAIKQLENLSPPVVKQLLPLLQQLPPLYMDLVKGREDFIPKPEETRRLIKSYYGISRNLLIKFKDDQIDETSTLAQVLSSEAAISSLLDMSIRSLPGDHGSS, encoded by the exons ATGATAAGGATGGCGGCGGCGTCTCCGCCACCTGCGTCCGCCGTGCGGCTgcgcggctgcggcggcgcggcggtgtcctcctcctcggcgtgCCTCTTCATGGGGTCCCGGAGTAGAGTCGCGGCGTCAAGttggagcgggaggaggaggaggaggaggtgcgcCATCTCGTGCTGCTCGGCCGAGGACGGGGAGGTGCCCCGCTCGGCTACGCCGTCGACCCCCGCGGCGCCATCCGACGGGTCGATACAACTCTACTCCCAGATCGAGAG GGTGATCACGGAGGCGGCGAAGCAGTCTCGGGAGGGCTGGGGTTCGACCGGAGATTGGACCGAAATTGAT GGATCGTGGGTGTTGAGACCCAAGTCCTCGGAGCCCTCGTTTGTTGTCCATTTCGTTGGTGGGATTTTTGTCGGTGCCGCGCCGCAGATCACATACCGCTTCTTCCTCGAGCGTCTTGCGGACAG GGGAGCTTTGGTGATTGCTACGCCGTATGCCAGCGGCTTTGATCATTTCTTCATCGCAGATGAAGTTCAATTTAAGTTTGACAGGTGCTTGAGAAACTTGGCTGAACCT GTAAATGACCTTCCAACATTTGGTGTTGGACATTCCTTGGGATCTGTCATCCACCTTCTGATTG GATCAAGGTATGCTGTGCAGCGAAGTGGAAATATACTGATGTCCTTTAACAACAAG GAGGCAAGCTCCGCGATCCCATTATTTTCACCTGTAATTGTTCCCATGGCACAGAGTTTTGGCCCAATATTATCCCAGCTGACATCATATCCGACAATCCGTTTTGGG GCAGAAGCAGCCATTAAGCAGCTTGAGAATCTAAGCCCTCCTGTTGTTAAGCAACTTCTTCCTTTACTTCAACAACTTCCTCCTTTGTATATGGACTTAGTAAAAGGCCGAGAAGACTTCATTCCAAAACCGGAAGAGACACGTCGGCTG ATAAAATCATACTATGGAATTTCTCGGAACCTCTTAATAAAGTTCAAAGATGATCAAATTGATGAAACATCTACCCTTGCGCAAGTTCTAAGCTCTGAAGCAGCCATTAGCTCGCTGCTTGATATGTCGATTCGATCGCTTCCAGGGGATCATG GTTCTTCCTGA
- the LOC133924149 gene encoding chaperone protein ClpD2, chloroplastic isoform X2, producing MEACCCSSSSAPSASILATPGAALRRRFSASSVGRRAVALTPAHPLRASAITLATAAAPRRRRGVVRAVFERFTERAVKAVVFSQREARGMGDEAVAPHHLLLGLVAEDRSAAGFLGSGVRVESARDACRAALGKGGPAQAATGLATDVPFSGASKRVFEAAVEFSRNMGCNFISPEHIALGLFNLDDPTANNILKSLGADPSQLAKQALTRVQRELAKDGREPVGLSSFKVREKSTPGSGKSAIVKYSNKKKEKSALAQFCVDLTMRASGGLIDPVICRKEEIERVVQIICRRTKNNPILLGEAGVGKTAIAEGLALKIANGDVPIFLVGKRILSLDVALLMAGAKERGELEARITSLLREVRKAGDVILFIDEVHTLIGSGIAGRGSKGAGLDIANLLKPALARGELQCIASTTLDEHRLHFEKDKALARRFQPVFVNEPSQEDAVKILLGLREKYETYHKCKYTLEGINAAVYLSARYIPDRHLPDKAIDLIDEAGSRARMESFKRKKEEQCSILSKSPDEYWQEIRAVQGMHEVALTNRLKYSLDENEKETDVNTEVLDENTIASASTPPTKADEPVLVGSEEIARVTSLWSGIPVQKLTADERKLLVGLDDELRKRVIGQDDAVVAISRAVKRSRVGLNDPDRPIATLLFCGPTGVGKTELTKALAGSYFGSESAMVRLDMSEYMERHAVSKLIGSPPGYMGFGEGGTLTEAVRRKPFTVVLLDEIEKAHPDIFNILLQVFEDGHLTDSQALSSQWLHYDVHY from the exons ATGGAGGCGTGCTGCTGCTCGTCCTCGTCGGCGCCGTCCGCGTCCATCCTCGCCACCCCCGGCGcggccctccgccgccgcttctcTGCGTCGTCGGTGGGCAGGAGGGCGGTGGCGCTGACGCCGGCGCACCCACTGCGCGCGTCTGCGATTACGCTGGCCACCGCGgccgcgccgcggcggcggcgcggggtcGTCAGGGCGGTGTTCGAGCGGTTCACGGAGCGGGCGGTGAAGGCGGTGGTGTTCTCGCAGCGGGAGGCGCGCGGGATGGGGGACGAGGCGGTGGCGCCGCACCACCTGCTGCTGGGCCTCGTCGCCGAGGACCGGTCCGCGGCGGGGTTCCTCGGGTCTGGGGTCCGCGTCGAGAGCGCCCGCGACGCGTGCCGCGCCGCCCTGGGCAAGGGCGGGCCCGCGCAGGCGGCCACTGGGCTGGCCACGGACGTGCCCTTCTCGGGTGCCAGCAAGCGCGTCTTCGAGGCCGCGGTGGAATTCTCCAGGAACATGGGCTGCAACTTCATCTCGCCGGAGCACATCGCGCTCGGCCTCTTCAACCTGGACGATCCCACCGCCAACAACATCCTTAAGAG CTTAGGAGCAGATCCAAGTCAGCTAGCAAAGCAGGCACTTACTCGAGTCCAAAGGGAGCTTGCCAAGGATGGCAGAGAGCCTGTGGGATTATCTTCTTTCAAAGTGCGTGAGAAATCTACCCCTGGAAGCGGCAAGTCTGCAATTGTCAAATACTCGAATAAAAAGAAAG AGAAGAGTGCACTAGCTCAATTTTGTGTGGATTTGACCATGCGAGCAAGTGGAGGATTAATTGATCCTGTTATTTGTCGCAAGGAGGAGATTGAAAGAGTAGTTCAGATTATATGCCGGCGAACAAAGAACAATCCGATTCTTTTGGGTGAAGCAGGTGTTGGTAAAACAGCTATTGCTGAGGGCTTGGCTCTTAAAATCGCTAATGGAGATGTTCCCATTTTCCTCGTG GGAAAGCGTATATTGTCACTGGATGTTGCTCTACTTATGGCTGGTGCAAAAGAGAGGGGCGAACTGGAAGCCAGGATTACTAGTTTACTACGTGAAGTGCGTAAAGCAG GTGATGTTATTCTCTTCATTGATGAGGTTCATACTCTTATTGGATCTGGAATTGCTGGAAGAGGAAGTAAGGGAGCGGGCCTTGATATTGCCAATTTGCTGAAACCTGCACTCGCTAGAGGTGAATTGCAG TGCATTGCATCGACAACTCTGGATGAACACCGGTTGCATTTTGAGAAGGATAAGGCTTTGGCCCGCAGATTCCAGCCAGTATTTGTAAATGAGCCTAGTCAG GAGGATGCTGTGAAGATATTACTCGGTCTGCGTGAGAAATATGAGACTTACCACAAATGCAAATACACTTTAGAAGGGATCAATGCAGCAGTTTATTTGTCAGCAAGATACATCCCTGACAGACATCTTCCTGATAAGGCTATTGATCTGATTGATGAAGCTGGTAGCAGAGCCCGGATGGAGTCATTTaaaaggaagaaggaagagCAGTGCTCTATTCTCTCCAAGTCACCCGATGAATATTGGCAAGAGATTAGAGCTGTGCAGGGCATGCATGAAGTG GCACTAACTAACAGGTTGAAGTATTCTCTAGATGAGAATGAAAAAGAGACCGATGTTAATACTGAAGTACTAGATGAGAACACGATTGCTTCAGCATCTACACCGCCAACTAAAGCTGATGA ACCTGTTCTGGTTGGGTCAGAGGAAATTGCAAGAGTCACATCATTGTGGTCAGGGATACCAGTCCAGAAGTTGACTGCAGATGAAAGAAAGCTTCTAGTGGGACTAGATGATGAACTCAGAAAGCGTGTCATAGGTCAAGATGATGCTGTTGTGGCCATATCTAGAGCTGTGAAGAGATCACGTGTTGGCCTGAATGATCCGGACAGACCTATTGCTACACTACTTTTCTGTGGCCCAACAGGAGTTGGAAAAACTGAACTCACCAAAGCACTAGCAGGGAGTTATTTTGGATCT GAGTCAGCTATGGTTAGGTTAGATATGAGCGAGTATATGGAGAGGCATGCTGTGAGCAAGCTGATAGGCTCTCCCCCAGGGTACATGGGATTCGGTGAAGGTGGTACTTTGACTGAAGCAGTCAGGAGAAAACCATTCACTGTAGTATTGCTTGATGAAATAGAGAAAGCGCATCCAGATATTTTCAACATTCTTCTCCAAGTATTTGAAGATGGACATCTGACCGACTCACAA GCTTTATCCTCTCAGTGGCTCCATTACGATGTGCATTATTGA
- the LOC133924155 gene encoding uncharacterized protein LOC133924155, translating to MEDKAADAVAVAVAAAVATDQDGAVYCSEHPYPPGAAAAAGAGTGGICAFCLQEKLGMLVSSSKSSPFHPPPPPVSASPSSPPSNGATSGSEPPLPLHPSAAASRKVMSSQKTKTSSSSAAPAAGGLKRSKSVAPRPDEPLPPASAPSAITADSPRKKSFWSFLHLSSSSSSHKSASSTLANGGGGAAVARRNSVSVASASSASLGGRLEAIVEPESPGRRSEGSSSSSFGRKVARSRSVGCGSRSFSGDFLERLSTGFGDCALRRVESHREPKPKAGALDHLGVADGNDEEHEHGQHHRIKCAGFFGGLGTAPPPSSSYWLSAPDGSSGSTRVPSGARSHRSWAWALASPMRVLRPTSSTSSKSIMATPHSRVHGNNGNGGMPSMAAVATS from the coding sequence ATGGAGGATAAGGCAGCGGACGCAGTGGCAGTGGCGGTTGCGGCGGCGGTAGCGACGGATCAGGACGGCGCGGTGTACTGCAGCGAGCACCCCTACCCGCCCGGAGCGGCCGCGGCGGCTGGGGCGGGCACCGGCGGCATCTGCGCCTTCTGCCTGCAGGAGAAGCTCGGCATGCTGGTCTCGTCGTCCAAGTCCAGCCCCTtccacccgccgccgccaccggtcTCCGCGTCgccgtcctcgccgccgtccaACGGCGCCACCTCTGGCTCTGAGCCGCCGCTGCCTCTTCATCCTTCGGCGGCCGCCTCGCGCAAGGTGATGTCGTCGCAGAAGACGAAGACATCGTCCTCGTCGGCCGCTCCAGCGGCGGGCGGGCTCAAGAGGAGCAAGTCGGTGGCGCCGCGGCCGGATGAGCCACTGCCGCCGGCGTCCGCTCCGTCCGCGATCACCGCGGACAGCCCACGCAAGAAGAGCTTCTGGTCATTCCTCCACCTCTCCTCGTCTTCCAGCAGCCACAAGAGCGCGTCCTCGACTTTggccaacggcggcggcggcgcagcggtGGCGAGGAGGAACTCCGTGTCGGTGGCGTCGGCGTCGTCGGCGTCGCTTGgggggcggctggaggcgaTCGTGGAGCCGGAGAGCCCGGGTCGCCGGAGCGAGGGATCCTCGTCGTCGTCATTCGGGAGGAAGGTGGCGCGGTCGCGCTCCGTGGGGTGCGGCAGTCGCAGCTTCTCGGGGGACTTCCTGGAGCGCCTCTCAACCGGCTTCGGCGACTGCGCGCTCCGGCGCGTCGAGTCCCACCGCGAGCCCAAGCCCAAAGCGGGCGCGCTCGACCACCTGGGCGTCGCGGACGGCAACGACGAGGAGCACGAGCACGGACAGCACCACCGGATCAAGTGCGCCGGGTTCTTCGGCGGCCTAGGCACCGCGCCCCCGCCCTCGTCCTCCTACTGGCTCTCCGCGCCCGACGGCAGTAGCGGCAGCACGAGGGTGCCCTCCGGCGCGCGGAGCCACCGGAGCTGGGCCTGGGCGCTGGCGAGCCCCATGAGGGTGCTGAGGCCGACGAGCTCCACGTCCAGCAAGAGCATCATGGCCACGCCCCACAGCCGCGTGCACGGCAACAACGGCAACGGCGGCATGCCGTcgatggcggcggtggcgacgagCTAG
- the LOC133924153 gene encoding uncharacterized protein LOC133924153 isoform X1, which translates to MIRMAAASPPPASAVRLRGCGGAAVSSSSACLFMGSRSRVAASSWSGRRRRRRCAISCCSAEDGEVPRSATPSTPAAPSDGSIQLYSQIERVITEAAKQSREGWGSTGDWTEIDGSWVLRPKSSEPSFVVHFVGGIFVGAAPQITYRFFLERLADRGALVIATPYASGFDHFFIADEVQFKFDRCLRNLAEPVNDLPTFGVGHSLGSVIHLLIGSRYAVQRSGNILMSFNNKEASSAIPLFSPVIVPMAQSFGPILSQLTSYPTIRFGAEAAIKQLENLSPPVVKQLLPLLQQLPPLYMDLVKGREDFIPKPEETRRLIKSYYGISRNLLIKFKDDQIDETSTLAQVLSSEAAISSLLDMSIRSLPGDHGMPLQQVLPDVPPAMADAVNRGGELLANLTTGTPWEAVAKEVGTSLGTDSGILRAQISKDVDTLVDVIASWISSNSGPRLLRS; encoded by the exons ATGATAAGGATGGCGGCGGCGTCTCCGCCACCTGCGTCCGCCGTGCGGCTgcgcggctgcggcggcgcggcggtgtcctcctcctcggcgtgCCTCTTCATGGGGTCCCGGAGTAGAGTCGCGGCGTCAAGttggagcgggaggaggaggaggaggaggtgcgcCATCTCGTGCTGCTCGGCCGAGGACGGGGAGGTGCCCCGCTCGGCTACGCCGTCGACCCCCGCGGCGCCATCCGACGGGTCGATACAACTCTACTCCCAGATCGAGAG GGTGATCACGGAGGCGGCGAAGCAGTCTCGGGAGGGCTGGGGTTCGACCGGAGATTGGACCGAAATTGAT GGATCGTGGGTGTTGAGACCCAAGTCCTCGGAGCCCTCGTTTGTTGTCCATTTCGTTGGTGGGATTTTTGTCGGTGCCGCGCCGCAGATCACATACCGCTTCTTCCTCGAGCGTCTTGCGGACAG GGGAGCTTTGGTGATTGCTACGCCGTATGCCAGCGGCTTTGATCATTTCTTCATCGCAGATGAAGTTCAATTTAAGTTTGACAGGTGCTTGAGAAACTTGGCTGAACCT GTAAATGACCTTCCAACATTTGGTGTTGGACATTCCTTGGGATCTGTCATCCACCTTCTGATTG GATCAAGGTATGCTGTGCAGCGAAGTGGAAATATACTGATGTCCTTTAACAACAAG GAGGCAAGCTCCGCGATCCCATTATTTTCACCTGTAATTGTTCCCATGGCACAGAGTTTTGGCCCAATATTATCCCAGCTGACATCATATCCGACAATCCGTTTTGGG GCAGAAGCAGCCATTAAGCAGCTTGAGAATCTAAGCCCTCCTGTTGTTAAGCAACTTCTTCCTTTACTTCAACAACTTCCTCCTTTGTATATGGACTTAGTAAAAGGCCGAGAAGACTTCATTCCAAAACCGGAAGAGACACGTCGGCTG ATAAAATCATACTATGGAATTTCTCGGAACCTCTTAATAAAGTTCAAAGATGATCAAATTGATGAAACATCTACCCTTGCGCAAGTTCTAAGCTCTGAAGCAGCCATTAGCTCGCTGCTTGATATGTCGATTCGATCGCTTCCAGGGGATCATGGTATGCCATTACAACAG GTTCTTCCTGATGTTCCACCAGCAATGGCTGATGCAGTGAACCGTGGAGGTGAACTTCTGGCAAATCTGACAACAGGCACACCATGGGAGGCTGTTGCTAAAGAGGTTGGTACCTCTTTGGGTACTGACTCAGGCATTCTACGAGCACAGATCTCAAAGGATGTTGACACACTTGTCGATGTTATTGCTTCATGGATATCATCAAATTCTGGTCCAAGACTACTACGTTCATGA